The following nucleotide sequence is from Podospora bellae-mahoneyi strain CBS 112042 chromosome 1 map unlocalized CBS112042p_1, whole genome shotgun sequence.
GcagggcggcgagggggcGGCCGTTGACTTCGCTGCGGTTGATTACCGTGATTGTCTTTCCGTAGAGGCGGTTTCCATaggcgaggatggggttgtaGATTTGGAGGTGTTCTAACGCTTTGACAATCGCCAATGGGGTGCAAGGGAGGATCGACTTTTTGAGATTGGCAGGGGGGTCGAGGAAGCGAACGTTGTGGTAcatgttgaagaggtgggTGTGGCAGAGACCTTCAACATCcttggcgagggagacggtCTCCTGGATGTAGCGGTCCTGATGGCCTTGGTTGGCGGGCCAGATGGGGTAGTAGACGAGGATACCGTCGACTTCGGGGTCGTTgttggcggcgatgatggcctCCTCGAGGGACTCCTTGTCTACCTTTACCAGGTTGAACGAGAAGCCTTGTTCTTCGCAGGTCTTTTTGGACCATTCGGCGTACTGGTAGGCGTGGGGGTCGTcattggcgaggaaggcggacAGGGTTGGGCGGCGCGGGAGTTGGATGGCCGAGAGGGTGGATTGGACTTCGGCGAGCATCTTTTTGGCGATGGTGTCGGCTAGGATCACTTTGcaggttttggggggttcGGAGGGGGCCCCCTGGGGGACGGCAGCC
It contains:
- the mtd1 gene encoding Methylenetetrahydrofolate dehydrogenase [NAD(+)] (BUSCO:EOG09263RW3; COG:H; EggNog:ENOG503NVZ5) → MASKAAVPQGAPSEPPKTCKVILADTIAKKMLAEVQSTLSAIQLPRRPTLSAFLANDDPHAYQYAEWSKKTCEEQGFSFNLVKVDKESLEEAIIAANNDPEVDGILVYYPIWPANQGHQDRYIQETVSLAKDVEGLCHTHLFNMYHNVRFLDPPANLKKSILPCTPLAIVKALEHLQIYNPILAYGNRLYGKTITVINRSEVNGRPLAALLANDGATVYSVDITGVQLFTRGSGIKALRHQVVDKPDLTLNDVLPLSDVVIGGVPTEKFKVPTELLREGVVCINFSSFRNFDGPAVKEKASIYVPSIGKVTIAVLLRNLVRLIANSPRQEGTSDDAQKAREGAFKDD